The genomic segment AGCTTTTTAACGAAAAAAAGCAGCCCGTTCTCCTTAAGGAAGCGGGCTGCTTTTCTTCCAAGGGTGCAGAAGAAGCTCCTACTAGAGAAGAAGTTCGCGCATCGAGGCTGTCAATTGAAAAGCAAGTCGCCCCATCTCTTTACAGGACTCTTGAAATCGTCTCAATGTCCACTCAATCAAAAGCACATGGAGGGTGGAGGACATCGATCTTTGTGCATAGTAGTAGAGGCTCTCCTGGTGATGATGGTTCTCTGGATTTGCCTTGTTTGGAAAACGCTCTTGAATAGAAAAGTCAACGCTCCGAAAAATGATCTGTCGCACTTTCCTGTCACCACTGCAAATGTTCTCTATTAAGGAAGGGGGAGAGTGCTGCTGCCACATCTCGAAAAAAGCTATCAGCATATCTTCATTCAGCTCGTTCTCTTCATCTATGATCCTCCAGTAGGTCGCATACTGAGCGCACAAATATTCATATAAGATTTCGTCTTTATCCTCGTAATTGCGATAAAAGGTTTGTCTGGCAAGCCCTGCTTTTCGTGTGATCTCGGTAATGGAGATGTGGGAGTATTGCGTTTTTTCCATGAGTTGAAGCAGAGCAAGAGTGATCCATTCTTTTGACGGTTGTGTTCGATTTCTTACGTTGAGATTCAAATGTGACACATCCTTGCTTTTGTCTATTTTCGAATGGTTTTTCCTGAATTCAATTGAAAATGGAAGATATCTATATTAGTGTACAATTGTAACATTTGATCTCCCTTTGCGCAGTGGGAGAACGTGGTGGAAGAGGAAGCACAGATAGATAGGCCTATTTTTTTACTTCCAAATTGATAATGATACTCATTACCGTAAAAGGGGACACAACTATGTTTAAAACAGGAAAGCTCTCACTGCTAGTGACGATGATCATGTCGCTGCTTTTGGCTGCTTGCGGTACGGAAACGGCTGCTCCAGCCCCACAGGCACAAACAGAGCAGCCGCAGTCAGAACAGGTCCGCAAGATTACACATGCCATGGGTGAAACAGAAATCAAGGGTACCCCACAACGCATCGTTGTTTTGACCAACCAGGGGACAGAAAGCTTGCTTGCATTGGGAATCAAGCCGGTAGGAGCAGTTAAATCATGGATCGGAGAACCGTGGTTCGACCATATTAAAGATCAGATGAGTGGGGTTGAAGTCGTAGGGGACGAGACACAACCTAACATGGAGCTGATTGCCAGCTTAAAGCCCGACCTGATCCTCGGAACAAAAGTGCGACAAGAGAAGATTTACACGCAGTTATCAGCGATTGCGCCAACCGTTTTTACAGAAAACCTTGGTGACAGCATGATTGAAAACTTCGAATTATATGCGCATGCGGTAAATAAGGAAACAGAAGGAGCGAAAGTCCTGGCTGATTTCGATAAATTGATCGCCGAGACTAAAACCAAGCTAGGTGACAAAGCGAAGATGGAAATCTCGTTGGCACGATTCCAGCCTGGGAAAGTACGTGTCTACTATAAACAAAACTTTGCAGGGGTTATTTTCGACAAGCTAGGCTTTGCACGTCCAGCGGAGCAGAACAAGGCGGAGTTTTCCAAAGATATCGCAAAAGAGCAGATCAATGTACTGGACGGAGATGTTTTCTTTTACTTCACCTCTGACCGTAATGGGGATACCGGAGCTTCGAAGACCGCACAAGAATGGCTAAGTGATCCACTCGCGAAGAACATGAAGGTGGTACAGACAGGCCGTGCGTATCAAGTAAACGAAGCTATTTGGAATACGGCCGGGGGAATCCTGGCAGCGGACTTGATGGTGAAGGATATCGAGAGGATCTTTGCGGACATCAACTAATAGAAGAGATAGGAAAATAAAAAAGGCTGGAAGCATCCAGCCTTTTGGTTAGCAATTATGGTACGCCTGAAGGGAATCGAACCCCCGCACATGGTTCCGGAGACCATTGCTCTATCCACTGAGCTACAGGCGTATAGTGTTTTTTAATGACACTATTTCATTATATGACAGCGATCAGGCAAAATGCAAACGAAAAAAGTGGTTTTAGTGGATTTTTTCATGAATATGAACTCGGTCCATATCTAAATGGGCAGCAGCATGAGAGAAGGGGATCGAACGTGCAATCTTTTTTATGCAGCCGTGTTCAAAAATGGTCTGTACTGATTATGGGGATCGTGATTCTTGCGTTGGCCATGACGGCAAGCGTACTGTATGGATTGCAAAACTTACCTCTATCAACAGCCATTGAGGCGTATACTCAGTTCGATGGGAGCACAGAACATCTTATTATTAAGGATACGAGAGTACCTCGGGCAATTACGGCTGCATTTGTCGGAGGAAGCCTGGCTGTAGCGGGAGTTCTTCTGCAAGCACTCACCCGCAATCCGTTAGCTTCCCCCTCTGTTTTGGGAATCAATTCGGGAGCGGCCCTGTTCATTGTGATTGCGTTGTTTTTGGCAGGGAACGTTTATTCCTTTACACAGTTGATGTGGATTGGATTTTTGGGCGCGGGATTTACGGCTATTCTGGTTTATTTGCTTGGATCAGCGGGACGAGGTGGGAGCTCGCCGTTAAAAGTGACACTTGCGGGCTCGGCTGTGGCCGCTTTTGCCTCTTCGTTGACTTCCTTATTGATGCTCATGAGTAACCAGACGTTAGAGGAAGCGCTCTATTGGCTGGTGGGATCTGTGTCTGGACGCGATTTGCAGCACGCCTTGATGATTATTCCCTATTTGTTCTGTGGGTGGATACTGGCATGTTTTATGGCAGGCTCTCTCAATTTGATGGCACTGGGTGACGATGTTGCCACAGGTCTGGGACAAAAGATTATATGGATAAAGACGGCGATCGTATTGGTTGTCGTACTTCTCGCAGGTGGGTCTGTAGCCTTGACCGGCCCCATTGGCTTTGTTGGAATCATGATTCCC from the Brevibacillus brevis genome contains:
- a CDS encoding TetR/AcrR family transcriptional regulator, coding for MNLNVRNRTQPSKEWITLALLQLMEKTQYSHISITEITRKAGLARQTFYRNYEDKDEILYEYLCAQYATYWRIIDEENELNEDMLIAFFEMWQQHSPPSLIENICSGDRKVRQIIFRSVDFSIQERFPNKANPENHHHQESLYYYAQRSMSSTLHVLLIEWTLRRFQESCKEMGRLAFQLTASMRELLL
- a CDS encoding ABC transporter substrate-binding protein, which gives rise to MFKTGKLSLLVTMIMSLLLAACGTETAAPAPQAQTEQPQSEQVRKITHAMGETEIKGTPQRIVVLTNQGTESLLALGIKPVGAVKSWIGEPWFDHIKDQMSGVEVVGDETQPNMELIASLKPDLILGTKVRQEKIYTQLSAIAPTVFTENLGDSMIENFELYAHAVNKETEGAKVLADFDKLIAETKTKLGDKAKMEISLARFQPGKVRVYYKQNFAGVIFDKLGFARPAEQNKAEFSKDIAKEQINVLDGDVFFYFTSDRNGDTGASKTAQEWLSDPLAKNMKVVQTGRAYQVNEAIWNTAGGILAADLMVKDIERIFADIN
- a CDS encoding FecCD family ABC transporter permease, producing MQSFLCSRVQKWSVLIMGIVILALAMTASVLYGLQNLPLSTAIEAYTQFDGSTEHLIIKDTRVPRAITAAFVGGSLAVAGVLLQALTRNPLASPSVLGINSGAALFIVIALFLAGNVYSFTQLMWIGFLGAGFTAILVYLLGSAGRGGSSPLKVTLAGSAVAAFASSLTSLLMLMSNQTLEEALYWLVGSVSGRDLQHALMIIPYLFCGWILACFMAGSLNLMALGDDVATGLGQKIIWIKTAIVLVVVLLAGGSVALTGPIGFVGIMIPHIARYLVGFDHRWILPYSVVLGAIFLVVADVISRFLLVQEEVPVGVATAVLGVPFVIAIVRRRAHE